A region of Veillonellaceae bacterium DNA encodes the following proteins:
- a CDS encoding PC4/YdbC family ssDNA-binding protein translates to MAAKITYTIQKELGDLSIAPNGWKKQLTYTSWNNREEKFDLRSWNEDHTAMTKGITLTKEEALKLRDILNEIDFDEL, encoded by the coding sequence ATGGCTGCTAAAATTACATACACGATACAAAAGGAATTGGGGGATTTGTCAATAGCGCCCAATGGATGGAAAAAGCAATTGACTTACACGAGCTGGAATAACCGGGAAGAGAAATTTGATCTGCGTTCCTGGAATGAAGATCATACAGCTATGACAAAGGGAATTACTCTGACTAAGGAAGAAGCCCTTAAGCTGCGTGATATACTGAATGAAATTGATTTTGATGAGTTATGA